From Paenibacillus graminis, a single genomic window includes:
- a CDS encoding UDP-glucose dehydrogenase family protein, giving the protein MAFKKNTIESKNSLNIAIAGTGYVGLCTGVCMAHTGHYVTCVDIDEQKINLMKSGKSPIFEEGLEELMTLNNERLTYTTDYINAYQNADIIFIGVGTPEKKDGSANLSYVYNVAKQIAHNVTKDCVVVVKSTVPIGTNDKIENFIKSELKKPVTIYVASNPEFLAQGTAIRDTLHASRIVIGVENQYSENILRQAYNGFKDIPIVVTNRRSAEMIKYASNDFLALKISYINEIANLCELIGADIQEVTNGMGYDERIGDKFLNAGIGYGGSCFPKDTKALHWLASFHDYEIKTIKAAIEVNEQQKFKLFKKSRKYYESLEGLTVAVLGLTFKPGTDDLREAPSLVNVPLFVDDGAIVKVWDPVGSEAFKNAMEREHNSELNEKVEYCDKIEETLKEADICFIFTEWPEIKALEPKDFNNMKDVIILDGRNCYDLNVFSGKNIKYESIGRSLISGE; this is encoded by the coding sequence ATGGCTTTTAAAAAAAATACGATCGAATCAAAAAATTCTCTGAATATAGCTATAGCAGGTACTGGTTATGTTGGACTTTGTACGGGAGTATGTATGGCTCATACTGGTCATTATGTAACTTGCGTAGATATAGATGAGCAAAAAATTAACTTAATGAAATCAGGGAAAAGTCCAATATTTGAAGAAGGACTTGAAGAGTTAATGACTCTTAATAATGAACGACTAACATACACCACCGATTACATTAATGCTTACCAAAATGCAGATATTATCTTCATTGGGGTGGGTACTCCTGAAAAAAAAGATGGATCTGCCAATCTTTCATATGTGTACAATGTAGCAAAACAGATTGCACATAATGTAACTAAGGATTGTGTAGTAGTTGTTAAATCTACAGTGCCTATCGGTACTAACGATAAAATTGAAAATTTTATTAAATCAGAATTAAAAAAACCAGTGACTATATATGTTGCAAGTAACCCAGAGTTTTTGGCACAAGGTACTGCGATTCGAGACACTCTTCATGCTTCAAGAATAGTTATTGGTGTGGAAAATCAATACTCAGAAAATATTCTTAGACAAGCATATAATGGCTTCAAGGATATCCCCATTGTAGTCACCAACCGTAGATCTGCAGAGATGATAAAGTATGCCTCTAATGATTTTTTAGCCTTGAAAATCTCCTACATAAACGAAATAGCAAATCTATGCGAGTTGATAGGGGCAGATATTCAAGAAGTTACTAATGGAATGGGTTATGATGAGCGAATAGGGGATAAATTCCTAAATGCGGGTATTGGCTATGGGGGGTCGTGCTTCCCAAAAGATACTAAGGCTCTTCATTGGCTGGCAAGTTTTCATGATTACGAAATTAAGACCATAAAGGCAGCAATTGAAGTGAATGAACAGCAGAAGTTTAAATTATTTAAAAAATCGCGTAAGTACTATGAGAGTCTCGAAGGGTTAACTGTCGCGGTATTGGGACTCACATTTAAACCGGGGACTGATGATTTAAGAGAAGCTCCTTCATTAGTTAATGTACCGTTGTTTGTTGACGATGGTGCCATAGTTAAAGTGTGGGATCCTGTCGGATCTGAGGCATTTAAGAATGCCATGGAACGAGAACATAATAGTGAATTGAATGAAAAGGTGGAATATTGCGATAAAATAGAAGAGACTTTAAAAGAGGCGGATATTTGTTTTATATTTACTGAATGGCCAGAAATAAAAGCGCTTGAACCTAAAGACTTTAATAACATGAAGGACGTTATTATTCTAGATGGTAGGAATTGTTATGATTTAAATGTCTTTTCTGGGAAAAACATAAAATATGAGTCTATTGGTCGCAGTTTAATAAGTGGAGAGTAA
- a CDS encoding acyltransferase family protein: MEITTKRDQSIDILRAVCTLLIMLAHVEIPELLLNLRTFDVTVLILISGVSMGYESKKYKLTYGRYLLKRVQKLLIPTYMIITIIFITIYTFSVLLKKDFLWNFNQVFLSYALVPNGSAIGYGWIVRIFLMIALLQPILRFLNDKIKSNILFILIITLAYIFNELFFMYDKSFPNIFISYVLLYLIPYGLVALIGLRMTHDSKFVDMILIVSCVSFSILQLLTFINGNGFEPNLFKYPPKLYYITYGLMIGTASYKLLQKIKYNETNKIIVAMHWLSINSFKVYLFHIFSLFGLMVIRNLLNEMYILNNFIVQFTLVSSSAIIATIVFNKISLCIKYNS; encoded by the coding sequence TTGGAGATAACAACAAAAAGAGATCAATCAATAGATATTCTAAGAGCAGTATGTACTCTGCTTATTATGTTGGCACATGTTGAAATTCCTGAATTATTGTTAAATCTGAGAACATTTGATGTAACAGTTCTTATACTTATATCTGGAGTTTCTATGGGATATGAATCAAAAAAGTACAAGTTAACTTATGGTCGGTATTTATTGAAAAGAGTACAAAAGTTGTTAATACCAACATATATGATAATCACCATTATATTTATAACAATCTATACTTTTTCGGTGTTATTAAAAAAAGATTTTTTATGGAATTTTAATCAGGTATTTCTTTCTTATGCCCTTGTACCCAATGGGAGTGCTATAGGTTATGGTTGGATAGTACGAATATTTTTAATGATAGCATTACTACAGCCAATTCTAAGATTCCTTAACGATAAGATAAAAAGCAACATATTATTTATATTAATTATAACTTTAGCTTATATTTTTAATGAGTTGTTCTTTATGTATGATAAGAGCTTTCCTAATATATTTATATCATATGTATTATTATATTTAATACCTTATGGATTAGTAGCATTAATAGGTTTGAGGATGACCCATGATTCTAAATTTGTTGATATGATACTAATTGTAAGTTGTGTTAGCTTTTCTATACTCCAGCTACTTACATTTATTAATGGGAATGGATTTGAACCGAATTTATTTAAGTATCCCCCAAAATTATACTATATAACTTACGGACTAATGATAGGTACAGCGTCTTATAAATTACTACAAAAAATCAAATATAATGAAACGAATAAAATAATTGTGGCTATGCACTGGCTTAGTATAAATTCATTTAAAGTATATTTATTTCACATTTTTTCTTTATTTGGTTTGATGGTTATAAGAAACTTATTAAATGAAATGTATATTTTAAACAACTTTATAGTACAGTTCACTTTGGTTTCTAGTTCGGCAATAATTGCAACGATTGTATTCAATAAAATTAGTCTTTGTATTAAATATAATAGCTAG
- a CDS encoding O-antigen polymerase, producing the protein MAVFIAFTCIGISIISSRMQRSVINPISILFVFFSLMIGFASMGLYNLYDVRDDTYIVICIGLLSFLIGYVFISVIFPKISNTYLVTEDRYEFQYNTLYFFYFVTIAYMLYRVFNVLILLTQGYTLGEVRGAFTSEVLGSSTWAVIYENYVNKAIIFMIIPIAAIDFFAGKKDKKLLILTLVVAILSAIGDGGRVIFYYVFIHFLIAAAVYKKRFNISRKMKRVTIVLIVLGVTAMYVITKMRGPSASIIQQLYLYLAGAIPHLDYRLYVIDSTNSHTHGWAFLSGYSKPFFHVISSTGIFNYPQTFLNSLDLMNVDNFVNIGEKLTFNAFVTPFFYFYLDGGILGVSLYSALYGIICSLSYNYVKYRPNIKNIAFYLLIMQGVLTSMVRWQFVISAYALSFLYLNFVIRKKK; encoded by the coding sequence TTGGCAGTTTTTATCGCTTTTACTTGCATCGGAATATCAATAATATCCAGTAGGATGCAAAGAAGTGTAATTAATCCCATTTCGATTTTATTTGTTTTTTTCTCTCTTATGATAGGGTTCGCTTCTATGGGATTGTATAATTTATATGATGTTCGTGATGATACATATATTGTAATCTGTATAGGGTTGTTAAGTTTTTTAATAGGTTATGTATTCATAAGTGTGATTTTCCCTAAAATAAGCAATACTTATTTAGTCACTGAAGATAGATATGAGTTCCAATACAATACCCTGTACTTTTTTTATTTTGTAACAATTGCATATATGCTTTATCGAGTATTCAATGTATTAATACTGCTGACCCAAGGCTATACACTAGGTGAAGTTAGAGGGGCTTTCACAAGCGAAGTATTAGGTTCATCCACATGGGCAGTTATATATGAGAATTATGTAAATAAAGCAATTATATTTATGATTATTCCTATTGCAGCAATTGATTTTTTTGCTGGAAAAAAAGATAAGAAATTATTAATATTAACCCTTGTTGTGGCTATCCTTTCTGCAATTGGTGATGGTGGGAGAGTAATATTTTATTATGTGTTTATTCATTTTCTAATTGCTGCTGCAGTATATAAAAAACGTTTTAACATCAGTAGAAAGATGAAAAGAGTAACTATAGTTTTAATAGTGCTTGGAGTAACGGCAATGTATGTTATTACGAAAATGAGAGGACCATCCGCTTCGATAATTCAACAGTTATATTTGTATTTGGCCGGCGCGATACCGCATTTAGATTACAGGCTATACGTAATTGACTCTACTAATTCACATACTCATGGGTGGGCATTTTTAAGTGGATATTCAAAACCTTTTTTTCATGTGATAAGTAGTACAGGGATATTTAACTATCCACAAACTTTCTTGAATTCGCTAGATTTGATGAATGTTGATAATTTTGTGAATATCGGAGAAAAGCTTACTTTTAATGCCTTCGTTACTCCATTCTTTTATTTCTACTTAGATGGCGGTATTTTGGGGGTTTCCTTGTATTCTGCTTTATATGGAATCATTTGTTCTTTATCTTATAATTATGTTAAATATAGACCTAATATCAAAAATATTGCGTTCTATTTATTAATTATGCAAGGTGTACTGACATCAATGGTACGCTGGCAATTTGTGATTTCTGCCTATGCGCTGTCATTTTTATATTTAAATTTTGTGATTAGAAAAAAAAAATAA
- a CDS encoding glycosyltransferase family 4 protein encodes MEQVSFKIRPTVLFVFHNSDFYSGATRSLLDIIDKYLEEETVNVVVLFSKREGTAIDYLNNKKVKIIYSFYTELVASINQSSLKKMIAFPYRFGRMLISMFSIYRLKNLIRELKVDAVYTNTSVIFVGGFINKFFKIPHIWHFREFRREDQQIDFFFREKYFYKFANKYTDKIIVLSQSMLTKYKENIQNEKLKTIYNDISPSYINPKKTFDLNKPKIQILITGTLSEGKGQLEALQAMKVLLSRGYDLTLNIAGSTNCEYYKILKDYIMTHNIGENVVFHGLRKDMNELRSQMDIGLISSKSEAFGRVTVEGMLSSLAMVGRDSAGTSELIKNKETGLLYEPGSIESLVESLEYLCNSRSEIKRIATNGFNYAVDNFTLGKCSDSILKMVLEVTREPKYI; translated from the coding sequence ATGGAGCAAGTCAGTTTTAAAATAAGGCCTACTGTATTATTTGTATTTCATAATTCCGATTTTTACAGTGGGGCAACTCGTTCCTTATTAGATATTATTGATAAATATCTAGAGGAAGAGACAGTTAATGTAGTGGTATTATTTTCAAAAAGAGAGGGTACTGCTATAGATTATCTAAATAATAAAAAAGTTAAAATTATCTATAGTTTTTATACAGAATTAGTTGCATCAATAAACCAGTCATCGCTAAAGAAGATGATAGCTTTTCCATATAGATTTGGCAGAATGCTTATATCAATGTTCAGTATTTACCGCTTAAAAAATTTAATTAGAGAACTTAAGGTGGATGCGGTATACACTAATACAAGTGTTATTTTTGTGGGAGGATTTATAAATAAGTTTTTTAAAATCCCTCATATATGGCATTTCCGTGAATTTAGACGTGAAGATCAACAAATAGATTTCTTTTTTCGAGAAAAATATTTTTATAAATTTGCTAACAAATACACAGATAAGATAATTGTTTTATCCCAAAGTATGTTAACGAAATACAAAGAGAATATACAAAATGAGAAATTAAAAACGATCTACAATGATATATCACCTAGTTATATTAATCCCAAAAAAACTTTTGATTTAAATAAGCCGAAAATTCAAATACTGATCACTGGAACTTTAAGTGAAGGTAAGGGGCAATTAGAAGCTTTGCAGGCTATGAAAGTTTTATTAAGTCGTGGATATGATCTTACTTTAAATATTGCTGGTAGTACAAATTGCGAATACTATAAGATTTTAAAAGATTATATTATGACGCACAATATAGGCGAGAATGTAGTTTTCCATGGGCTACGAAAAGATATGAATGAATTAAGAAGCCAAATGGACATTGGTCTAATCTCCTCAAAAAGTGAAGCATTTGGTAGAGTTACTGTAGAGGGAATGTTAAGTTCATTAGCAATGGTTGGAAGAGATAGTGCAGGTACAAGTGAATTAATAAAAAATAAAGAGACTGGATTATTGTATGAGCCTGGGAGCATTGAGTCTTTAGTTGAAAGTTTAGAATATCTTTGTAATTCCAGGTCGGAGATAAAGAGAATTGCAACGAATGGTTTTAATTATGCTGTTGATAATTTCACATTAGGAAAATGTAGCGACTCAATATTAAAAATGGTTCTTGAAGTAACAAGAGAACCTAAATATATTTAA
- a CDS encoding glycosyltransferase WbsX family protein — translation MKIIAFYLPQFHSIPENDEWWGEGFTEWKNVKKAQPLFKDHYQPRVPLNGNYYNLLDDEVKKWQINLAKKYGVYGFCFYHYWFDGKLLLEKPIEQFKDNSELNHPYCMCWANENWTNAWVADKDPKTLMSQRYGDKPEWKTHFDYLLPFFLDDNYIKEEGKPLFVIYRPEIIDCLNEMLDYWQALAVESGLSGINFAYQQLPFYLKKDKDDSRFRYNIEYQPGYALHDMKTNDKDKSSSILYKFRTSIREVINTIDKTFKTNFIAKFAGNKLRLIDFNEAWKSIIKRGPTNNKSIPGSFVGWDNTPRRQNGTVYTGSTPAAFQEHMINQIKNARDIYKTDKIFLFAWNEWAEGGYMEPDEKYKYGYLEALNNALIETGEKE, via the coding sequence ATGAAAATTATTGCTTTTTATTTACCTCAATTTCATTCAATTCCTGAGAATGATGAATGGTGGGGGGAGGGATTTACGGAATGGAAAAATGTGAAAAAAGCGCAGCCTTTATTTAAAGATCATTACCAACCGAGAGTTCCTCTCAACGGTAACTATTATAATTTATTAGATGATGAAGTTAAAAAATGGCAAATTAATCTGGCGAAAAAATATGGGGTATATGGATTTTGTTTTTATCATTATTGGTTTGATGGGAAGTTGCTTTTAGAAAAGCCAATAGAACAATTCAAAGATAACTCTGAACTGAATCATCCGTATTGTATGTGTTGGGCTAATGAAAATTGGACAAACGCTTGGGTTGCAGATAAGGATCCTAAAACATTAATGTCTCAAAGATATGGAGATAAACCGGAATGGAAAACGCACTTTGATTATCTTCTACCATTTTTCCTTGATGATAATTATATAAAAGAAGAAGGGAAACCTCTATTTGTTATTTACAGACCGGAGATCATTGACTGTTTAAATGAAATGCTTGATTATTGGCAGGCATTAGCCGTGGAAAGCGGATTGAGTGGAATTAATTTTGCTTACCAACAGCTTCCATTTTATCTTAAGAAAGATAAGGATGATAGTAGATTTAGATATAATATAGAATACCAACCTGGATATGCATTACATGATATGAAGACAAATGATAAGGATAAATCAAGTTCAATTTTGTATAAATTCAGAACCTCGATACGAGAAGTAATTAATACAATAGATAAAACATTTAAAACGAACTTTATTGCAAAATTTGCAGGGAATAAATTACGCTTAATAGATTTTAACGAAGCGTGGAAATCCATTATTAAGCGTGGCCCAACAAATAACAAATCAATACCGGGCTCCTTTGTAGGATGGGACAATACTCCAAGGAGGCAAAATGGAACTGTTTACACTGGGAGTACACCAGCTGCATTTCAAGAACATATGATTAATCAGATAAAAAACGCTAGGGATATTTATAAGACTGACAAAATATTCTTGTTTGCATGGAATGAATGGGCTGAAGGTGGTTATATGGAACCTGATGAGAAATACAAATATGGTTATTTAGAGGCTTTGAATAATGCTCTTATTGAAACCGGTGAAAAAGAATAG
- a CDS encoding glycosyltransferase family 4 protein: MGKIKILMFLNSMNPAGGIERVVANLANNLSEDYEITILVKDEATSFYELKDKINVISLNVPLKLNMNSRIQRLFSLIINLLITNNRLKTYTRSFVFDYIYVTSPFNALEVFLCGKCNARKLVISEHGSKFAYNKIYKILKKKLYPKAYKISVPTTMDTYSYINEGSDAVYIPHLSTFSVVPGNNLNSKIVLNIGRLTSDKQQLMLLEIWNELRKENRLNGWKLKIVGKGEEEVNLRNFIYCNNLQDCVEISPPVKDVGKLYINASLFAFTSKFEGFGMVLLEAMSFGLPCISFDCPSGPRDLIEHKLNGVLIKPYDYEEYKDELSLLLNDRNDYLTSLGNEARLFALNWNNENITNKWKEIFRGDLT, encoded by the coding sequence ATGGGGAAAATAAAAATATTGATGTTTCTCAATAGTATGAATCCAGCAGGAGGTATAGAAAGAGTCGTTGCAAACTTAGCGAATAATTTAAGTGAAGATTATGAAATTACTATATTAGTGAAAGATGAGGCTACATCATTTTATGAACTTAAAGATAAAATAAATGTTATTAGTTTAAATGTGCCTTTAAAATTAAATATGAATTCGAGAATTCAAAGATTGTTTAGTCTTATAATCAACTTGTTAATCACAAATAATAGATTGAAAACTTATACTAGATCGTTTGTTTTTGATTACATCTATGTAACTTCACCATTTAATGCACTAGAAGTTTTCCTTTGCGGTAAATGTAATGCTCGAAAACTGGTTATTAGTGAACACGGGTCAAAATTTGCCTATAATAAAATTTATAAAATTTTAAAGAAAAAATTATATCCTAAAGCATATAAAATTTCTGTTCCGACTACAATGGATACTTATTCTTACATAAATGAAGGAAGTGACGCAGTATATATACCACATCTATCAACGTTTTCAGTTGTCCCTGGAAATAATCTCAATTCTAAAATAGTTCTTAATATTGGAAGACTTACCTCCGATAAACAGCAACTCATGCTACTTGAAATTTGGAACGAACTTAGAAAAGAAAATCGGTTGAATGGATGGAAGCTGAAAATCGTTGGTAAAGGGGAAGAAGAAGTTAATCTAAGGAATTTTATTTATTGTAATAATCTTCAAGACTGTGTTGAAATATCCCCTCCAGTAAAGGATGTTGGGAAATTATATATCAATGCTTCGCTCTTTGCATTTACGTCAAAATTTGAAGGTTTTGGTATGGTATTGTTAGAGGCCATGTCATTTGGTCTTCCTTGCATATCATTCGATTGTCCGAGTGGGCCTAGAGATTTAATTGAGCACAAATTAAATGGCGTTTTAATAAAGCCTTATGATTATGAAGAGTATAAGGATGAGTTATCTTTACTGTTGAATGACCGAAATGATTATTTAACTTCTTTGGGAAATGAAGCTCGTTTATTTGCCCTAAATTGGAATAATGAAAATATAACAAATAAATGGAAAGAGATATTTAGGGGAGATCTAACATGA
- a CDS encoding glycosyltransferase family 2 protein, whose product MTEKIGKVSVVIPMYNSEATIVRTLNSIMEQTFIEYIEEIIIVNDGSEDNSSRIVKEYRRDHLNLPIILIDKENSGVSAARNTGMRISKGKWIALLDSDDEWLPHKLEIQINTLLKNPEIDFLGGDIDNKGLKILWRQINGLYKAKISDVCLKMFPQTSVAIFKRVIFEQIGGYDENQKYAEDGNYFLKICANYNYYHLPLQLVSFGGGKPQFGYSGLSGNLEKMYEGNIKNIKELKNDNYISVNFYVFLRFFYYAKYIRRILITKIHRRSYRHDDLKQVQE is encoded by the coding sequence ATGACAGAAAAAATAGGGAAAGTATCTGTTGTAATTCCTATGTATAATAGCGAAGCCACTATAGTTAGAACACTTAATTCAATAATGGAACAAACTTTCATCGAATATATTGAAGAGATAATAATTGTTAATGACGGGTCAGAGGATAATTCTTCAAGGATCGTTAAGGAGTATAGAAGGGATCATTTAAATTTACCAATAATCTTAATTGATAAGGAAAATAGCGGTGTCTCGGCTGCAAGGAATACAGGGATGAGGATTTCTAAAGGAAAATGGATTGCTCTTCTTGATTCTGATGATGAATGGCTTCCTCATAAACTAGAAATTCAGATAAATACACTTTTAAAAAATCCGGAAATTGATTTTTTGGGTGGCGATATTGATAATAAAGGCTTAAAGATATTGTGGAGACAAATCAATGGATTATATAAGGCTAAGATTAGTGACGTATGTTTAAAAATGTTTCCTCAAACTTCAGTTGCTATTTTCAAAAGAGTTATCTTTGAACAAATTGGTGGATATGACGAAAACCAAAAATATGCAGAGGATGGTAATTACTTTCTAAAAATTTGTGCTAATTATAATTATTATCATTTACCCCTGCAATTGGTTTCTTTTGGTGGAGGGAAACCACAATTTGGGTATAGTGGATTATCAGGTAACTTAGAAAAAATGTATGAAGGGAATATTAAAAATATAAAAGAATTAAAAAATGATAATTATATAAGTGTTAATTTTTATGTTTTTTTACGTTTTTTTTACTATGCGAAATATATTAGAAGAATTTTGATTACAAAAATTCATAGACGAAGCTATAGACATGATGATTTAAAGCAGGTGCAAGAGTGA
- a CDS encoding DapH/DapD/GlmU-related protein, producing the protein MGNERAGNYGFIEIVKNAISFIYTKLFWKNARLVRLPIRVRGKDCMSYGPGFTTGYSCRIEMNGIKAPEKLIIGENCVIGDYAHIVANKKVVIGNGVLMASRVFITDTNHGEYSGLSETSNPEVSPNKRPLSYKKVTIGDNVWLGENVSILPGVVIGDGSIIGANAVVTKSIPVNCIAAGNPAKVIKIYNPDLRRWI; encoded by the coding sequence ATGGGAAATGAGAGGGCAGGTAATTATGGATTCATTGAAATTGTGAAGAATGCCATTTCATTTATATATACGAAATTGTTTTGGAAAAATGCAAGATTGGTACGCCTTCCCATCAGAGTGAGAGGAAAAGACTGTATGAGTTACGGCCCAGGATTTACTACTGGTTATAGTTGTAGAATAGAAATGAACGGAATTAAGGCACCAGAGAAGTTGATTATTGGAGAAAACTGTGTAATAGGAGATTATGCTCATATAGTAGCAAATAAAAAAGTTGTTATAGGTAACGGAGTACTTATGGCTTCTAGAGTTTTCATAACGGACACTAATCATGGGGAGTATTCCGGACTATCCGAGACATCTAATCCAGAAGTTTCACCGAATAAACGTCCATTGTCATATAAGAAAGTGACTATTGGGGATAATGTTTGGTTAGGTGAGAATGTATCAATATTACCAGGAGTTGTTATTGGAGATGGTTCTATTATAGGCGCAAATGCTGTTGTTACAAAGAGCATCCCTGTAAATTGTATTGCTGCTGGTAATCCTGCTAAGGTTATAAAAATTTACAATCCTGATCTGAGAAGATGGATTTAA
- a CDS encoding NAD-dependent epimerase/dehydratase family protein — MNKRKILITGKGSYIGTSFIKWLQQWPEQYEVEEISVRGDEWKEYDFSVYDVVLHVAGIAHVSADPKMEQEYYNVNRDLAIEVAKKANIESVGQLIFMSSIIVYGDSGCEVITRNTIPKPANFYGNSKLQAEKEIGILENENFKIAIIRPPMIYGKGSKGNYLRLAKLARILPVFPNFQNKRSMLYIDNLCEFLRLMIENKESGLFFPQNREYINTSNMVQSIAKANGRRIILVGILNPVIGILRKRIKLINKVFGDFVYEQTISNYKCNYRIKEFKESINETEVERKVI, encoded by the coding sequence ATGAATAAACGAAAGATTTTAATAACTGGTAAAGGAAGCTATATAGGAACTAGTTTTATTAAATGGTTGCAGCAATGGCCAGAGCAATATGAAGTAGAAGAGATTTCTGTTAGAGGCGATGAATGGAAGGAATATGACTTTTCTGTTTATGATGTAGTGCTGCATGTAGCGGGGATTGCTCATGTATCTGCTGATCCTAAGATGGAACAAGAATATTATAATGTTAATCGTGATTTAGCGATAGAAGTTGCCAAAAAGGCTAATATTGAGAGTGTGGGTCAATTGATTTTTATGAGTAGTATTATTGTGTACGGAGATAGTGGTTGCGAGGTCATCACTAGAAACACTATACCCAAACCAGCAAATTTTTACGGGAATAGCAAACTTCAAGCAGAAAAAGAAATTGGAATTCTTGAAAATGAGAATTTTAAAATTGCTATTATTAGACCTCCAATGATTTATGGTAAGGGATCTAAAGGAAATTATCTAAGATTAGCTAAGTTAGCTCGAATACTCCCTGTATTCCCCAATTTCCAGAATAAACGCAGTATGCTCTATATAGATAATCTTTGCGAATTTTTAAGACTTATGATAGAGAATAAAGAAAGTGGGTTGTTTTTTCCACAGAATAGAGAATATATCAATACTTCTAATATGGTTCAGTCGATAGCAAAAGCAAATGGAAGAAGGATCATATTGGTTGGAATACTCAACCCTGTTATTGGTATTTTAAGGAAACGTATTAAGCTAATTAATAAAGTCTTTGGAGATTTTGTATATGAGCAAACTATCAGCAATTATAAATGTAATTATAGAATTAAAGAATTTAAAGAGTCAATTAACGAAACAGAAGTGGAGAGGAAGGTAATATGA
- a CDS encoding sugar transferase, producing MRPYIVIKQIVDFMMALIGILLLWPFFLIIAVIIKLTSKGPVLFKQKRLGKHKREFYILKFRTMRTDTPSDMPTHLLQDPDFFITSVGKFLRKTSLDELPQIINILKGEMSIVGPRPALWNQYDLIVERDKYGSNDIKPGLTGWAQINGRDELSIEEKAKLDGEYTTNITFVFDIKVFVRTVLSVLKSDGVREGADDQDVTSNTKGVTL from the coding sequence ATGAGACCTTACATTGTAATAAAACAAATCGTAGATTTTATGATGGCTCTAATCGGAATACTCCTGTTATGGCCTTTTTTCTTGATCATTGCAGTGATAATCAAGCTCACTTCAAAAGGGCCAGTACTATTCAAACAAAAGCGGCTAGGGAAGCATAAGCGTGAATTCTATATTTTGAAATTCAGAACCATGCGTACCGATACCCCAAGTGATATGCCCACTCATTTGCTGCAAGACCCTGATTTTTTTATCACTTCAGTCGGCAAATTTCTTAGGAAAACAAGCTTGGATGAACTTCCTCAGATTATAAATATACTTAAAGGCGAAATGAGTATTGTTGGTCCGCGTCCTGCGCTCTGGAATCAATATGATTTGATTGTTGAGCGTGATAAGTACGGCTCGAACGATATTAAGCCAGGGCTTACCGGATGGGCGCAGATTAATGGTAGAGACGAGCTATCTATTGAAGAGAAGGCCAAACTGGATGGCGAGTATACTACAAACATTACCTTTGTTTTTGATATTAAGGTTTTTGTACGGACGGTATTAAGTGTTCTAAAGTCAGATGGTGTAAGAGAAGGTGCAGACGATCAAGATGTGACATCGAACACCAAAGGAGTTACTTTATAA